Within the Periplaneta americana isolate PAMFEO1 chromosome 6, P.americana_PAMFEO1_priV1, whole genome shotgun sequence genome, the region ttttggatatggaacaacaagttttgatggagaaataaatcattgcaataagtgaaagtctcaggaatcttctatgccacatcaataaatttaagaatgcagttatattgtcagactccaaagcagctattctatcaatcgtctctaaacacacactttcatctcaaacagcagaaataactaaaatgctgtctcaattaatatcactcaataaaagaattatattccaatggataccatcccattgtggaattctgggaaaggagaatgcggatgctttagcaaagaagggcagcactgctacttacagacctgttactaaatctacgtattactctgtgaaaagatttattaaatgtacatacttagacttcaacaaactaaatttgataacacaatctcaagggaaaaaatggaactctctgcatcataatccacagttaatttccgatttaccacgaaaatcgtctgtagctgcatttagattggcaacaggccatgactgtttggccaaacacctgcatagaattggaatatatcagtcccctaactgcccattgtgcaactcaaaccaagaaatggattcggaagacctcaaaatctgtgcttcagtggctgaccatgataatatctttgaaaaatattggagtgcaagaggtcaaatgacttcattgtcaaacgcctggcattagaaaacaacaacaacaacattttcgaacaatgaaatatagaaaaataaatattttaacttcatACAAACTTTTTCTAGTAAATCATTATATTCATAGCAGTAAGTTATTACAGATAATGAAGTTGGAAGAAAATCATCATCACATGAAATTACATCTAACTGCCTGCACTATTCAATGAGCTTAGATCTTACTGTATTGTTAGCCCCTTATATGGCTGGAAGAAAGGGTTACAAATTAGTTTACACCTGAGTGCAACTCTATTAGGCAGAATAGCTccaagcgatgatgatgatgatgatgatgataataataattaatagtgatagtaatattgtaataataaatttaaatactacTATGACATGCTTTTCATTCTTCTGACTTCAAAagtatcataataatatttaatcagATGAATATAcatgttatttatgtaatagaaTTAGCCTTAATTAAATTTCGAAACTCACGATTAATTCAAAATCTTGAGTGAGGAAACATTTTGTAAACAGATTTAAAATCAGCACAAAGATTGTCCTCTATCATGCAAAAATGCTTGTTTATTCAACTTGCTATgaaaggtgtaaatgtctattttgaacagaccACTTCGAAGTTagcatttttctttccttcccccccccccaaaaaaaaaaacgattttgatttcgaatttttttcgaTGCTTCCCTTAGACATTGACCTATCGACAATACAAATAAcagtgcgattgattgactatcatacgAGTTACAACactataaatatttaatgaaGCTGTTGTCATCAACTACTGTAACCAGCAGACGATTATACCTAGTCTTGAGACAACTCTAGTGTAAATGAGTAACTACTGTGGCAGCAGTTGTCATGATATTTAATGACAGCAAAATTTGAGGCATCAGTGTCATTGTGAGAACGAGGTTTTACTTCATACACATAACTTATGTAGCATTCTGGAACCTAAGCTTCTTGCTGTATTCTCGTCAAGAATTATTTgggaaatatatttgcatttcaaACCACAGAATAAGTAATAAACTTATGGTAAATTTTgtctttatatttctttttttttccacacaacaGACTTTCGGGGAGTGTAAGAGTATTATGTTGCATCGTGGTCAGCTCTTCTTGAATAAACTAAAGGGAGCTAGAGGAAAAGTGGCAAAACTAGCATCTGCTTTCATCGTTGATGGGTCTGTAAGTCATTGCACAAAATCAGCATGGGGCAGTATTGGATATAATATAAGACATTACGATTTACTACAGTTCAGATTACTaaatataatagttttttttttcttttcagcgtgttctcaCTCACTCCAAGTCTCGTGTAGTTCTGAAGGCAATGAAAGAAGCTGCACGTGCTAATAAGAGATTTGAAGTGTACATTACAGTATCATCCCCAGACAACAGTGGGTAAGagctgaaaatatttatatttgacaGTTTCAAAACAGTTTATGTATGCTTATGACAtcagtaatatttcatttctccaGTTGTTTCGTTTTTTGTATAAGAAGTGTTATGTTTGTTTAATAGACAAGACATGTGCTGCCTGCTGGAGAAAGAAAATATTCCCTGTACACTTATTCTTGATTCTGCTGTTGGTTATGTAATGGAGCAGGTAGACATGGTTATGGTGGGTGCAGAGGGTGTTGTTGAGAGTGGTGGAATAATCAACAAAGTAAGTGACTAGATGTAATGCATTAGTCCTATATAAAATAACGTCTTAAAAGAGactgtttttttacttggttatttaacgacgctatatcaactactagattatttaacgtcgatgggattggtgatagcgaaatgagggagccacgccgatggctccAGCTCCTGTTGTTTAATAGGAAATTGAGGGGCACCAGGATTCGACCATTAACATTGAGTTCATAGCCAGTGACTCTGTCAGATGAGCTGTTATCCTTTTCAGAATAGCttgacttatttttcacattaatttaagtaccggtaattatAATATGTGATTGAATTTTCTTGATGTGTTTTAAGGTGGGCAGTTACACTATGGCCATGTGTGCTCGGGAGTTGAAGAAACCTTTCTATGTACTTACagaaagttttaaatttgttcGACTGTATCCTCTGAATCAGCATGATTTGCCTGATGAATTTaaggtaaatataaaatataatcttaTATAGAAGCTATTTCTTTAGAGATTTCCTCATCTACAACAGTTGACAAATCACATGAGTGACAGTGTAACCTTAAGTTTTTGCTTTACCATTGTTAATAACTTATGTCTGTAAATGTCTTAATTAAGTTTACTTCTAATCCTTTGTATCTTTTTTAAGGGActagaaagaaaaaattatacttataaaaacAGTATTAAATAACTGCCCCATAAAAcacttattccatagatcttacataagcATTATAggtttgagatgtggaacaagtaaaaaattatttaaaaatatataataaatagtaaGTAGATTGATTCAATCTAAAAGTAAAAAACAGTTCATCATATGAGTAGAAGATATGAATatggagaaattttgttaattctgttctaactTTTTCCTTTGGTCCTTCAAATCTTTCAGATAGTTACTAGGCAATTACTATTGAAAACTTCGATACATGAAAACTGAACTCTGTTTTTAAAACTGTTGAGATTTGtaacttgtattaaaattatgaatgttctaATTAGTGCTAAAAGTATCTTGTTTTTTTAACCCTTTGCCGATGGCAGGCATTTAAACTTGGAACTAGTGCAAGGACATTGGGAATTTAAATGCGTGAATGAGAAAAATGTAGTAATTTATTGAATTGGCTCCAACTCgcttgaaaaaaattacaaagtttttaaaatttcacataatactaattaagcttcataaaataatattatgaagtccAAGTTTTCCTTGATGTGATTTGCTTCAAACTATTCGACTCAGAGTCCGACATCGCAAATATGGCAGAAAACAGTGTATTTTTCATTTCCATGTTTGGAACACACAACACACCTTTGTGGTCTCGCATTATTCCCCCTATGTAGAATTCTTCTGGGAAAGTGCTGCTCTTTCAATGGAATTGTGCTATTACCTCATATGACGTACTTTCTGTTCCGCATATCCGAATTGAAGGTACAATCCCTTACCCAACAGAATTCTGAATAAGTGATCACTTTGCTTTCCAGTAATTTACTTATAAGTTATCACGGAATTGACCACTGTAGCATTTAGAAGTCTTCTGAAGAGTTTCATGTACCAAATATGGAGGCATTTCCTCTTTACTAGATAGTAGGTACATCTGCAACTGATCCTTGATGTCAACACCTCCCATATGTTCATTATAGTCAAAAACACATATGAGCTTTTTCTTTCTGAATTTCGTCACTCCGAAATGTAGAGATCAGAGTTTTGTCACTCCATTTTATTACATTAACAGTGAATACTGAGCAAATAATTCACCATTTTACAATTTCTTATATCTAATATTGAACCTGTCTGTTCAATCTCAGTGTGCCAACACAATCGGTCTCTTTGTCTTTCAGCATTACTGTCAGCTGTGGGGAGTTATAAAAATTACCTATCCAAACAATTCTGCCTTCATTTAGAAGTGGTTCTACTAAATGTAACACAATAGCTTTTGTCTTGTGTTCGGTGTAATCAATGATGATTCAAGTTTAGTTGTACCGTTAATAATAACCATAAAGGACCATAGATATCCAGTTGTAGATTCACATAATTCCtagttttttattacaaatttttatccTTTTAGTGGCAAGTACGTTTCAAAGATAATTCATCTTCCCTTCCATAATGCTGGTGACGGAACTTTCTCATTGCCAAACATCCAGAACAGCCCTGAGAATCACTCAGCCTATCAAATAGAGTAATGaatctttcctgggggtaaaaagCTGTTAGagcatggtgctgaccacaccacctcagtcTAGTGCAGAGGTCAAGAAAGgatggtgctctacctccatgcccccccccccccaagtgtcttcatggcttATGAAGGGGTTATCTTCTacttttactctttttttttttttttttttttaacaagtaAGATGTAAACCAACTTAAGGCCTTATCTTTAATTTGtttaacagtgtattatgatctACACAatgaaatcatcattattattattagcttcacAACCCAATTTCCCAATTTGAACCTTGGCTTCCCTCTGTTCTGGCAACGCacagtcaaatgctttagccaaatcataaatattttttcaacatgtCATTTCGAATTTAAAGAATTAATTCATCCACCAACCTAAAAGCTGGATTCTCTGTTGATTTTTGTTTACTAGATCTAAAATGTTCTAAAACTAATGATATACTATAATCTGTTATACATACACTTTCGAAAATTAGGTTCAACCTTACATGTCAAAACTTTAAATAGATCTTTATACTGTAAATGAAGTGTATTATTACTAGTACTGGCAAGTGAACAGTTCTTGTTATGATAGAaaagataatattgcaaaacttaACCTGCCTATTTATGCTTGACACCACAGTAACGTACCGCACCCCAGTGTTGCCACATTTCTGTGGAATAGAGCATTTTCTTCAATCTGACCTCATTGAGAGTACTtagttatggcttttaaagaacccggaagttcattgccaccctcacataagcccaccatcagtccctatcctgagcaagattaatccagtctctaccatcatatcccacctctctcaaatcaatttcaatattatcctcccatctatgtctcgaacccccaaaggtcttatttccttcggcctcccaactaacacgctatatgcatttctggattcgcccatatgtgctacatgccctgcccattttaaacgtctggatttaatgttcctaattatgtcaggtgaagaataaatgcatgcagttctgcgttgtgtaactttctccattctcctgtaacttcatccctcttagcccctaatattttcctgagcaccttattctcaaacacccttaacctttgttcctctctcaaagtgagagtccaagtttcacaaccagctgttttgagagcagattgaatgataaaagcttctcagctgaataataatatgcatttcccatatttattctgcatttaatttcttcccaagtgtcatttatatttgttactgttgctccaagatatttgaatttttccacctcttcaaaggataaatttccaatttttatctcATTGAGAgtacaagataaaaaaaacagcctgatgttttatttattgcccttttgttttgaatattttggtttttcttacaactaatttgaagttatataTTGTAGCTTAATATATGAAAGTAGATCTCAAGAAGATTAGACAGTTGTATGTGATGCTGGTTAGTCTGTTAACAATATTGTGAAAAGAAGTTAGAGCTGTTCCAGCAATCAGACAATACTACTGTAAAAGCATTATGAAtgctatatttttcattaaaatatattagaaaataattCCAAAACAATAGGTACAATATGCTGAAACTTCTGTTCTCTTCATAGTTAtatacattatttcatttatagaattattattttatggtaaATGACATGCCAAGATTCTTGGTACTAGATATGTCAACTTCTGCTActttaagagtaaaaaaaaaaaaaatcgtcatatatctttattttattgatgTGTTCTTACTTTCGTTTCCAGGATGAAAATACAAATCAAAGTGATTCATAATTCTTGTTTTATCTTTTCTAAACAGTATACATCAAGCAAATTGAAGGAAGATCTCAGTAAGGAACATCCTATGGTTGACTACACCCCTCCAAGTTACATCACTCTACTCTTCACTGATCTGGGTATTCTTACACCATCTGCTGTGAGTGATGAACTCATAAAGCTCTATCTGTGAAATATTTCTGCTGCTTTGTATGTAAAGAAGTGTActcttttattataaaaataaacacaaaacattaaaaattagagtactttatttcttctaatttttatatactttcttctaatcgtgtagtagtcaattaaatcccattcgaattttgattttctctagagaaattactgttgataaaataaatataataaaaagagcTGACAAAAGCATGTGAACTATATAAGAataaagtgacataaaagaatgagaccaaataaaaaaattgggcAGAGAAGTGTACTTACTCCACCAACCTCACGATTATTAGCCTAGCACAGTCATTTCAACTGGATGAGGTATGATGTCGGAATGCAGTCCTCTCTCAGAGAAGAGGCACAGAGGGAAAAAGTATGGAAGAGTTAGTGGTACGAAGAAGTAAGAGACCATGTTATTACAaaccatatatttattttttcaggattgtgcagaacattaaaaacaaaaaggaatatacataatgaaaaaaaaatggttccTGTAAAACTGATTTCATCTATAGAATATGTAGTGTGTATGTCTAATTCGATTTGATCATAGGATCATGGAATTCTCTAAATATAACAGGAATAACAGGCTAAAGTTGAATTTCTCTTTGAACAACTGATACTTCATAAACTATATGGCACTTTTAATTCTTGTACtgatctctctctctccctgGAACTATTATTTCTCCATTTGAACACAGGTACTACTAGTATGTTGGGTACGCATTCATCTGTGTATATGTATTGTGACTTCAGACTTTCACATTTCTAGtacgatttatttttcatatatttttctctGAACGAAATGCAGTAACCTGTGTTTTATCACCTTGTTTCTTTTGAAAAAACAGTAATGAAAAtggttatccttgatttttacatAAAGGAACACAATTGTATTTTATGAATAACTCTTGATTTCTTTtgcagaataataaataattaatttgtaacacTTTTTATTCTTGAACTCATCTAGTCTCTCctgataaaggctggttcacaataaactggaaacgagaataggaacgaaaacgaaaacggtaaaattgttaaaatgtatacatttaaatgtaagcattcacaattaacgaaaagcttgccggagcccgagatcggaaATAGAGAGTTGGCCAAATTTCAACTTCGGCGTTCacatttccgatcacagcccactagattcattctattgccatctaaaagctatcttgtcgtcgtatattttgtagcaagaagactgtgacataacctatgcattattttgttctgtgctgtgcatcatggagcaagttttatttgatgagattctaatattgaaatcctcacatttacaaTAAGCGGcatgcctcgtataaagatgagaaagtgaagaagaatacgtggctttcaatagctgcatctttgaacaccgatcggaagcgaatcatattttattactgtattggttgtattacacactacatattcacgcttcaattcaataactactgttgtgttcacttttgttctattacaaatgtttcttctctaattattttacgttatggtagacttaaaataggttgtgataataaagatgcatgggcatatttatagtatatttatatatatttatagtatatttagtatatttatagtatatttatatatatttatagtataccgtacctaatgaaatgtttcagttgaaatttcgaagttggttaacctgtgtttatgttggctgccttgtactcatgagagaacgccattggtcaattatacacaaataacatcagaatgcgtaatatcactgccatcgtgatctagaccaggccgtaatgcaggttgtgtgacgtcactcgatgagtcgggcttttctatttgagtatacagagctgagtgaaatatattactttatagcatgtcggcactcaattttatttagtgtaatgtgtgtataagaccccttcacacttcttattgcataatatgttgcagaaataattacaaaactgtgttattttaatgtgaacggagttttacatggtaacataacctggttgcatcaacattttaagtttggaatggaagctattttgagatttaataaagaagaattatttatattgtgattttaatttagcacatctaccttccttacttgtaggtacaaaatttaccacagtccctcctatgaaattagtgtatgtacagttgtgggttaatctggtaggttagataaatacaattcattacaacccagtatagtaagtagggaacaaataaataatacaattaaatttttattcaatgtaatatgtgcataagttccatttatgtgttgcataatgtggcagaaataataaataaaactgtgttatttttatgtgaagagaatttaccatgttaacataagctatctgcgtcaacattttaggcttaagttgagaacgaaaacggttttgagatttaataaagaagaatatatttttaggataaacttcagaacacggttaccgtccttacttataggtagaaaattcaccacagtccctcctatgaaatgtacatacgttatattacttagtagcgctgaggtatagttccggtaatttctgaactgaaagcagttgaatttattttttgtggagatgcatttgatcctataagcaaggcatattaaaatcctgaatgaaccgaactaatttgtatatgcaagatgtatgaatacgaagggaactacctcagcgttagtttagccctagtaacatattaaactaatcagacttcagactggagtaccgtctgaaacgaataaatacaattgaagtgtagacaaattgcatttataagttatacgtagcgttatgcttaattataatgcataattgcgaatatggaaataaggcaagtactgatagaataaacataacctataacttcaacacattaaaatatgcgtgcgatgcaactgaaaattgttgaaacgtgcataaatgaatgtgcaagaatttcgtaatgaagcatgagtgctttatttcaactaattacaattctagatactgtaacagtaatgaaaactatagggtataatttttcgtaatatactatatgtatctcgtttttagttcaaattgtgtatattatcaaatgtcgtattatttactcgtataatgtaggttattcacaaataaaaagggcgcaataatttaaatttaataagacaaatacggtaaactaacaataatggattagacaagagtaacatcggtaacactgcacttaggcctaatcacaacttactttacatgcccgtcaatgtttcactttcacgtatatattattacacatatttagcctactgtttataagaccaaaatttcacttaaccacataagggcgcaatatttaatcgaaataaaggcaggtattacacatacgaactttgcctgcaacaacgtaattttcacaccaaaaataatattataccttaaattgcaagtaaattgtgtctcaagtgtctcacaatcactgtttaaaattttactgacgcaattacactgcatttcagagaaatatatgttattcttcatgcactgcaactaattcatatggttgaaagaccgcctttcgccaTCAGCTGTTAAGccagtcacgtggtctgccttacggcagtggtaatatcgactttacatatcgttattgacatacatattgatatgcatagtcgtctacattctcggtttattgtgaataaaaaattttcatattcacgtcctccacttctcgttttcattctggttctcgttcccggtttattgtgaaccagccttaacctaAAGTAGGAAACAAATTCATAGCCACTTATGTAATATCACTTGgtaagatatttgttgttctacTCCATCTAAAGAACTTTAGAAACAGGTTTTCaatatttctgaattattaaatgaacacacaataaatttagaaataaacacaataataaagtTAAGAAGAATAGGGAgattatgaaaattttaattgacCTGACGAGCCATTCCTGTAAGCAGGAGTTTGCTTTACAAGATCATAATAAAACTGAAGATTCCTTTAAAAATGGAAAATGTCAAGGCTATATTCATACTTATACTAAATAGAAAAggataatagaagtggaaataaaaaatgaactattTCGACAACTTAAAAGACGCTCACAGTGAATTGAAGCATAAGTAAAGAACTTTAGGTGACAGTGATTAATTCCTAAATTAGCAGATTCCTTGAATTCATTAGTGGTAATTATAGATGGCTCAGTGCTAGCACACTGAGCATACAAGCCAGGAggcttgggttcaaatcctggttgatcaTCCCTGAATTTGTAACTTGCATTGCGCACTAGCAACATCTATGAGCATGCTTATAGAACTGGGGTGAATAACAGCAAGTTAATGTCCGTGCCTTTgggaaaaacatatatatatatatatatatatatatatatatatatatatatatatatatatatacaaagtgTCCCAGAAGTTGGTACATTAAATTTATGAGATGGTAGAAGAAGCCAAAACATTTTTTGTCGACAGCATAGAATTGGCATTGCATTATTAGCCTGCTAGATGACATTAGAATTGAGAGTGCTATTTGTTCAGCTGGTGTGCTGGTTGGTTCCATCTTCTATCCAGCCCATCACAACTGAAAAATTTTACTTGCACCTTCTTCAGGAAACTCTTCCTCTTCACTGGAGGAGGTTCCTTTGGTGGTACTGCAATGCATGTTGTAGCAGCAAGATGGGTTCCCATTGCATAATGTTCGTGCATTCCAGGGCAATGGTGAATTGGCTATGGCAGACCTGTTGCTTGGCCACTTAAATCTCCTGGCCTCACTAGCATGGATTTATTTTTATGGGGTCAGTCACAAGGGTATGTTAGTTATGTCACTCTTGTAAATGATGAGAAGGACCTAAGAAACAGAATTAAGAACTGTGATACACGACATTACGATATCACTGAATAATTTACTAAGAAGGATCTTAGAGTAAATTTATTCTACAAGTAATGATGTTGCACATTACTCCatgcaacaatataaaatattattggtaagtactgttacatttattattaacCTAGTCTTTCATCACACATATTTGTTTTGAACCCAAGAGCGCTCGTGTGCATATGTGTGTAATGGGATGGGAAGTCCTGCATCTTTATAAGTCTGGGCTCCAGAGATTTGGGCCAAAGGGTCAAAAACAGGTTCAAACATGAGACAAGGTCGGATAGTACTCTAACATTAACTGACTGACGTATCACGAAACATAGAAGCTGTTGCCTTTCTTCTTCCATATGTTAGGATCTATTTGGTATGTCTTTCACCACTTCAAAGAGtactttttatattaaacatttgtaCTCCAGTAAAAACATTATTTAGAGATCTTAAATGTAATTACTACGTAACCGAATTACATGAGCTCGGTGAGCAGAAGTTCATGGCTCTACTACACAGCCAATGGAGGGACATTGGGATGCAAGGGTCATTCATTGATTACGTCATAATTCGCATTCTTTCTGGGCACAGAGTACAATTGGTGGTATACTACATACTGGCATAATTATATCTCATTATTTTTAATGTGCAGATaagtaaaagaaataatataatgaatGGAAACAAATCAATTTTAGATGCCAACTGTACTTCAAGATCAGACATTCAGCCATTAGTGGCggtaattttttgtttctggAAATGTACAATGCAAGGAATTATGTGGCAATAAcaacagcaggagcagcagcagcagtggcagatcagtaattaaaattatgaactCACTGTCAGAAAACTTCACGCACACAAGCAGTCTGTGGAAAGCAGCATCTCAAATGTATCTATCACATGTATTCGTATAAATATTTCCTGATGTTGAAACTCACGGTTCTGAAACAAAACATGTTAACTAAcatgaatattttactttttgaATGTAATCCTACAACCcaaattataacat harbors:
- the eIF2Balpha gene encoding translation initiation factor eIF2B subunit alpha isoform X1, encoding MKKKEIEDIFGGILEKEHDVSAGMAAIQTLLTVLERDTSETVQELDSNLQAAVDAMKKTDYPVTAVASGSELFLRFITLAKLDTKTFGECKSIMLHRGQLFLNKLKGARGKVAKLASAFIVDGSRVLTHSKSRVVLKAMKEAARANKRFEVYITVSSPDNSGQDMCCLLEKENIPCTLILDSAVGYVMEQVDMVMVGAEGVVESGGIINKVGSYTMAMCARELKKPFYVLTESFKFVRLYPLNQHDLPDEFKYTSSKLKEDLSKEHPMVDYTPPSYITLLFTDLGILTPSAVSDELIKLYL
- the eIF2Balpha gene encoding translation initiation factor eIF2B subunit alpha isoform X2, which translates into the protein MKKKEIEDIFGGILEKEHDVSAGMAAIQTLLTVLERDTSETVQELDSNLQAAVDAMKKTDYPVTAVASGSELFLRFITLAKLDTKRVLTHSKSRVVLKAMKEAARANKRFEVYITVSSPDNSGQDMCCLLEKENIPCTLILDSAVGYVMEQVDMVMVGAEGVVESGGIINKVGSYTMAMCARELKKPFYVLTESFKFVRLYPLNQHDLPDEFKYTSSKLKEDLSKEHPMVDYTPPSYITLLFTDLGILTPSAVSDELIKLYL